Proteins encoded within one genomic window of Amycolatopsis nigrescens CSC17Ta-90:
- a CDS encoding ATP-grasp domain-containing protein, with translation MTVLIVGSRPPTFSRAVGRLGIEYDVVYDPVETLRAPEVMPRRVHWLPYVSAPESVLELPDLDRYDGVVSFVEFGVTSAALVASVCGLPGTPVDAVLRTKNKYLMRKALGRAGLAQPAFGMVGHDEPKPEHYPLVVKPVDGTASSGVRLVAAATELKVIPPGRTMMWESHLEGPQYTVEGLAGAEGHRALAITGKVVSGPPHFIVHEHETPADVDPATARLITDYAAACLAALGVRHAATHTEIALHHGEPMLIETHTRPASDRVPYLTQLTTGWDQCELALAEVSTTGLRASAHPVTNPFARTIHFTPYDSDRAALADPGWLADYPEVVFHDVSRIFANRSATHDSRGGYDPRWASVVLAGPDRDALRETGERIRARAR, from the coding sequence ATGACGGTGCTGATCGTGGGGTCCCGCCCACCGACGTTTTCCCGTGCCGTCGGACGGCTCGGCATCGAGTACGACGTGGTCTACGACCCGGTGGAGACCCTGCGCGCGCCGGAGGTGATGCCGAGGCGGGTGCACTGGCTGCCCTACGTGTCCGCGCCCGAGTCGGTGCTCGAACTGCCGGACCTGGACCGCTACGACGGCGTGGTCTCCTTCGTCGAGTTCGGCGTCACGTCGGCGGCACTGGTCGCGTCGGTGTGCGGCCTGCCGGGCACGCCGGTCGACGCCGTGCTGCGCACCAAGAACAAGTACCTGATGCGCAAGGCGCTCGGCCGGGCCGGGCTGGCCCAGCCCGCGTTCGGCATGGTCGGCCACGACGAACCCAAGCCGGAGCACTACCCGCTGGTGGTGAAGCCGGTCGACGGCACGGCCAGTTCCGGTGTGCGGCTCGTCGCGGCCGCGACGGAGCTGAAGGTGATCCCACCCGGGCGGACCATGATGTGGGAGTCCCACCTGGAAGGTCCTCAGTACACAGTGGAGGGTCTGGCCGGCGCGGAGGGCCACCGGGCGCTCGCCATCACCGGCAAGGTGGTATCCGGCCCGCCGCACTTCATCGTGCACGAACACGAAACCCCGGCCGACGTCGATCCGGCGACCGCCCGGCTGATCACCGACTACGCCGCGGCCTGCCTGGCAGCACTGGGCGTGCGCCACGCGGCCACGCACACCGAAATCGCGCTGCACCACGGCGAACCGATGTTGATCGAGACGCACACCCGGCCCGCGAGCGACCGGGTTCCGTACCTCACCCAGCTCACCACCGGCTGGGACCAGTGCGAGCTGGCGCTCGCCGAGGTGTCGACGACCGGGCTGCGCGCGTCCGCCCATCCGGTCACGAACCCGTTCGCCAGAACCATTCACTTCACCCCCTACGACAGCGACCGGGCCGCGCTCGCCGACCCGGGCTGGCTGGCCGACTACCCGGAAGTGGTCTTCCACGACGTCAGCCGGATCTTCGCCAACCGCTCCGCCACCCACGACTCCCGCGGCGGCTACGACCCGCGATGGGCGAGCGTCGTACTGGCCGGCCCGGACCGCGACGCGCTCCGTGAAACCGGCGAACGGATCCGCGCCCGCGCCCGCTGA
- a CDS encoding ABC transporter ATP-binding protein, with the protein MTNSAVLVDGLRVRRGGREVVRDLRFEVPRGVITGLLGPSGCGKTTLMRSIVGVQLVAGGQVTVLGQPAGSPALRRKIGYATQNPAIYADLTVAEALRYFADILRAPASDVRRVIGAVGLDDHANQLVGDLSGGQRGRANLAVALLGKPELLVLDEPTVGLDPLLRDELWDLFGRLAADGATLLVSSHVMDEAARCDRLLLMRDGSLLADDTPQRLRESTGTADLEQAFLKLVRAAEASHA; encoded by the coding sequence ATGACTAATTCTGCCGTACTGGTGGACGGGCTCCGGGTCCGGCGAGGAGGCCGCGAGGTCGTCCGCGACCTCCGGTTCGAAGTGCCGCGCGGGGTGATCACCGGCCTGCTCGGGCCGAGCGGCTGCGGCAAGACCACGCTGATGCGCTCGATCGTGGGCGTGCAGCTGGTCGCGGGCGGCCAGGTCACCGTGCTCGGGCAGCCGGCCGGGAGCCCGGCGCTGCGCCGGAAGATCGGCTACGCCACCCAGAACCCGGCGATCTACGCCGATCTGACCGTGGCCGAGGCGCTTCGCTACTTCGCGGACATCCTGCGCGCGCCCGCGTCCGACGTGCGGCGGGTGATCGGCGCGGTCGGCCTGGACGATCACGCGAACCAGCTCGTCGGCGACCTCTCCGGCGGCCAGCGCGGACGGGCCAACCTCGCCGTCGCGCTGCTCGGCAAGCCGGAGCTGCTGGTGCTGGACGAACCGACGGTCGGCCTCGACCCGCTGCTGCGCGACGAGCTCTGGGACCTGTTCGGCAGGCTCGCGGCGGACGGCGCGACCCTGCTGGTGTCCAGCCACGTGATGGACGAGGCCGCGCGCTGCGACCGGCTGCTGCTGATGCGCGACGGCAGCCTGCTCGCCGACGACACCCCGCAGCGGCTCCGGGAGTCCACCGGCACCGCCGATCTGGAACAGGCCTTTCTCAAGCTGGTCCGAGCCGCGGAGGCGAGTCACGCATGA
- a CDS encoding helix-turn-helix transcriptional regulator has protein sequence MLRELPAAAGQGLSAEELGELVSRAIAPVVAHDGVRLDGTNPTLGTGPGAFGFWYGYEPSLSRALQHSYHAGDDPCLAEDLARRPVPVGVIGTGGGDRRRDKLTRRLLTDHGAGCELRLLLRDARGVWGMLGLLRAQGDRPFDAGDAHRVASLGPSLIAALRGYVTAGPLAPVIQALPAGVLLLGPDLEVSAVTPQALRWEEQLRGRENCPGWAREAFFVELALRTRIHARDPRTRPPVVYGPAVNYGRWMAFHGQVFDNDDGTGGVAIVIEAATGTRLLPAFCDWYAITTRERQIITELLDGAAAKRIARRLDLSLHTVNDHLKKIFRKTGASGRDELVAAITG, from the coding sequence TTGCTGCGCGAGCTGCCCGCGGCGGCCGGGCAGGGTCTCAGCGCGGAGGAGCTGGGAGAGCTGGTGTCGCGAGCCATCGCGCCGGTGGTGGCGCACGATGGCGTGCGGCTGGACGGCACCAATCCGACGCTGGGCACCGGCCCGGGGGCGTTCGGATTCTGGTACGGGTACGAACCCAGCCTCAGCCGGGCGTTGCAGCACAGCTACCACGCGGGTGACGATCCGTGCCTGGCCGAAGACCTGGCACGGCGGCCGGTACCGGTGGGGGTGATCGGGACGGGCGGTGGTGACCGGCGACGCGACAAGCTGACCCGGCGTTTGCTCACAGACCATGGAGCCGGCTGCGAGTTGCGGTTGCTGTTGCGGGATGCCCGTGGCGTGTGGGGAATGCTCGGGCTGTTGCGGGCGCAGGGCGACAGGCCGTTCGACGCGGGCGACGCGCATCGGGTGGCGAGCCTCGGGCCGTCCCTGATAGCCGCGCTGCGCGGGTATGTCACCGCGGGTCCGCTGGCACCGGTCATCCAGGCGCTGCCGGCGGGCGTGCTCCTGCTCGGCCCTGATCTCGAGGTCAGCGCGGTCACCCCGCAGGCACTCAGGTGGGAAGAACAACTGCGGGGCCGCGAAAACTGTCCGGGCTGGGCCCGCGAAGCGTTCTTTGTCGAGCTGGCCCTGCGAACTCGCATCCATGCCCGCGATCCGCGCACCCGGCCCCCGGTGGTCTACGGACCCGCCGTGAACTACGGCCGGTGGATGGCCTTCCACGGACAGGTGTTCGACAACGACGACGGCACCGGTGGCGTGGCGATCGTCATCGAGGCCGCCACCGGCACCCGGTTGCTGCCCGCGTTCTGCGACTGGTACGCCATCACCACCCGCGAACGCCAGATCATCACCGAGCTCCTCGATGGTGCAGCGGCAAAGCGGATCGCCCGCCGGCTCGACCTGTCGCTGCACACGGTCAACGACCACCTCAAGAAGATCTTCCGCAAGACCGGTGCCAGCGGCCGCGACGAACTCGTCGCCGCGATCACCGGCTGA
- a CDS encoding PPOX class F420-dependent oxidoreductase, whose protein sequence is MAEELSEFERLSAEKYVVVTTFRKSGDPVPTPVWIAGDNGELVLWSERKAGKVKRIRNNGDVTVQACDLRGKSTHGPVVNGKARLLDDEGSERVRRAVARKYGIVGQVTMFFSRLRGPKDRTVGVAIELAG, encoded by the coding sequence ATGGCAGAGGAGTTATCGGAGTTCGAACGGCTGTCGGCCGAGAAGTACGTGGTGGTCACCACCTTCCGCAAGTCGGGTGACCCGGTCCCCACCCCGGTCTGGATCGCCGGTGACAACGGCGAGCTGGTGCTGTGGAGCGAACGCAAGGCGGGCAAGGTCAAGCGCATCCGGAACAACGGCGACGTCACCGTCCAGGCCTGCGATCTGCGCGGCAAGAGCACGCACGGGCCGGTGGTCAACGGAAAGGCCCGGCTGCTCGACGACGAAGGCAGCGAGCGGGTTCGCCGCGCGGTGGCCAGGAAGTACGGCATCGTCGGCCAGGTGACCATGTTCTTCAGCCGGCTGCGCGGGCCCAAGGACCGCACCGTCGGCGTCGCGATCGAACTGGCCGGCTAG
- a CDS encoding DUF1611 domain-containing protein: protein MARIVVLAERNLTPMRGKTAVGLIRYREPEIVGSIDSTRSGMDVATALGQDVGHGIPVFRDVPESLTARPDTLAIGVSPASDQLKPDFRAQILLAIESGLDILSGLHFRLSQDPEIATAARRHGVRLHDLRTPPEDRRVAAHVERRQGNSTVLAVGSDGTVGKMTTMLELDRAARQAGLSSTFLATGQTGMMIAGGGLPADGIVSDFLAGAVQEHVVELAERFDWTFVEGQGALNHPAYAAVTVGIMHGALPDAMIMCHAAGATSIEERPDCRLPDLPRLIAANEEMVNLVRPDGDCAVVGVSLRTLGMSDRDAAAAVRQVTEETGLPTTDVIRFGPEPLLAALLAHRDNRRGDR, encoded by the coding sequence ATGGCGCGCATCGTGGTCCTGGCCGAGCGGAACCTGACGCCGATGCGCGGGAAGACGGCGGTGGGGCTGATCCGCTACCGGGAGCCGGAGATCGTGGGCTCCATCGACAGCACCCGGAGCGGGATGGACGTCGCGACCGCGCTGGGGCAGGACGTCGGGCACGGCATCCCGGTGTTCCGCGACGTGCCGGAGTCGCTGACCGCGCGCCCGGACACGCTGGCCATCGGCGTCTCACCGGCGAGCGACCAGCTCAAACCGGACTTTCGCGCTCAGATCCTGCTGGCCATCGAGTCCGGCCTTGACATCCTCAGCGGCCTGCACTTCCGGCTGTCGCAGGATCCCGAGATCGCCACCGCGGCCCGCCGGCACGGCGTCCGGCTGCACGACCTGCGCACCCCACCGGAGGACCGCAGGGTCGCCGCGCACGTCGAGCGCAGGCAGGGCAACAGCACCGTGCTGGCCGTCGGCTCCGACGGCACCGTCGGCAAGATGACGACCATGCTGGAGCTGGACCGCGCGGCCCGCCAGGCCGGGCTGAGCAGCACGTTCCTGGCCACCGGGCAGACCGGCATGATGATCGCCGGCGGCGGCCTGCCCGCCGACGGGATCGTGAGCGACTTCCTCGCCGGAGCGGTGCAGGAGCACGTGGTCGAGCTGGCCGAGCGGTTCGACTGGACGTTCGTCGAGGGGCAGGGCGCGCTCAACCACCCGGCATACGCGGCGGTCACCGTCGGGATCATGCACGGCGCGCTGCCGGACGCGATGATCATGTGCCACGCGGCGGGCGCCACCAGCATCGAGGAACGCCCCGACTGCCGGCTGCCGGACCTGCCAAGGCTCATCGCGGCGAACGAGGAGATGGTGAACCTGGTGCGCCCGGACGGTGACTGCGCCGTCGTCGGGGTGTCGCTGCGCACGCTGGGCATGTCCGACCGCGATGCGGCGGCGGCCGTGCGCCAGGTGACCGAAGAGACCGGGCTGCCGACCACGGACGTGATCCGGTTCGGCCCGGAACCACTGCTGGCGGCATTGCTGGCACACCGCGACAACCGGAGAGGTGACCGATGA
- a CDS encoding ABC transporter permease yields the protein MSFSITMSTTATARRILTQLRHDPRTVVMLVLVPSLLMVLLRYVFNSEQLFSRSAPALLGVFPFLIMFLIASVTTLRERTSATLERLMTMPIGRFDLLCGYALAFGAIAVVQVAVAAGVSVAWLGLEIAGSLWMLLLIAVLDALLGMALGLFVSAFARTEFQAIQFMPVFVLPQVLLCGLFMPREEMGRLLNWLSDVMPLSYAVDALRHVTSSSTMDGTVVRNLLIVTGCALLALILGAATLRRRTP from the coding sequence ATGAGCTTCTCGATCACCATGTCCACCACAGCCACCGCCAGGCGCATCCTCACCCAGCTCCGGCACGACCCGCGCACCGTGGTCATGCTCGTCCTGGTGCCGTCCCTGCTGATGGTGCTGCTGCGCTACGTGTTCAACTCCGAGCAGCTGTTCAGCCGCAGCGCACCCGCACTGCTCGGCGTCTTCCCGTTCCTGATCATGTTCCTGATCGCCTCGGTGACCACCCTGCGCGAACGCACCTCGGCCACCCTGGAACGGCTGATGACGATGCCCATCGGCCGGTTCGACCTGCTCTGCGGCTACGCGCTCGCGTTCGGCGCGATCGCGGTGGTGCAGGTGGCCGTGGCGGCCGGGGTCTCGGTGGCCTGGCTCGGCCTGGAGATCGCCGGGTCGCTCTGGATGCTGCTGCTGATCGCGGTGCTGGACGCCCTGCTCGGCATGGCGCTGGGCCTGTTCGTCAGCGCCTTCGCCCGCACCGAGTTCCAGGCCATCCAGTTCATGCCGGTGTTCGTGCTGCCCCAGGTGCTGCTGTGCGGGCTGTTCATGCCGCGCGAGGAGATGGGACGGCTGCTGAACTGGCTGTCCGACGTGATGCCGTTGTCCTATGCGGTGGACGCGCTCCGCCACGTCACGTCGTCGTCCACTATGGACGGGACGGTGGTGCGCAACCTGCTGATCGTCACCGGCTGCGCCCTGCTCGCGCTGATCCTCGGTGCCGCCACCCTGCGCCGCCGGACACCGTGA
- a CDS encoding DMT family transporter, with product MWWGLVCALTAAVAYGVASVLQAIAARAAEDGSYGVDPRLLIRVLKQWKYLLGLGLDLLGFVAQLAALRVLPLFVVQAALAASLAVTAISTMVLGVRLSRREWAAVAVVCAGLALLGASAQSEGSSPVGTGFHVALPIIAVLLGAAGMLAGRASPRVRTPALGLIAGLCFGLVAVSGRVLPGFGLTELLTDPATYAVALAGVLAMLFYASALQRGGVTAATAVMVVGETVVPSAIGVFVLGDSTRPGFAAVAVLGFLLAVTAALALSRFGEVPA from the coding sequence ATGTGGTGGGGACTGGTCTGCGCGCTGACCGCGGCCGTCGCGTACGGCGTCGCCTCGGTGCTGCAGGCGATCGCGGCCCGCGCGGCCGAGGACGGTTCGTACGGGGTGGACCCCCGGTTGCTGATCCGCGTGCTGAAACAGTGGAAGTACCTGCTCGGGCTCGGCCTCGACCTGCTCGGTTTCGTGGCCCAGCTGGCCGCGCTGCGGGTGCTCCCGCTGTTCGTGGTGCAGGCCGCGCTGGCCGCCAGCCTGGCGGTGACCGCGATCTCGACGATGGTGCTCGGCGTGCGGCTGAGCCGGCGGGAGTGGGCCGCGGTCGCCGTGGTCTGCGCCGGGCTCGCCCTGCTCGGCGCGTCCGCGCAGAGTGAGGGCTCCAGCCCGGTGGGCACCGGTTTCCACGTCGCGCTGCCGATCATCGCGGTGCTGCTCGGCGCCGCCGGGATGCTGGCCGGGCGGGCATCGCCGCGGGTGCGCACCCCAGCGCTCGGCCTGATCGCAGGGCTGTGCTTCGGACTGGTCGCGGTGTCCGGCCGGGTGCTGCCCGGCTTCGGCCTCACCGAGCTGCTGACCGACCCGGCAACCTATGCGGTCGCGCTGGCCGGGGTGCTGGCGATGCTGTTCTACGCCTCCGCGCTGCAACGCGGCGGGGTCACCGCGGCCACCGCGGTGATGGTGGTGGGCGAGACCGTGGTGCCCTCGGCGATCGGCGTGTTCGTACTCGGCGACAGCACCCGGCCCGGTTTCGCGGCCGTCGCGGTACTCGGCTTCCTGCTCGCCGTCACCGCCGCCCTCGCCCTGTCCCGCTTCGGCGAGGTCCCGGCTTGA